The genome window TGTGGCCATTTGTCTTTCTTGGACTCTGAGACATGTATTATAAGAAGCGAGTCATAGAACCAGGTGCTGTTCCTAAGACTGAAACACAAGTATGCCATTTTCCAGACATTATTCTTGCTTGCATTTTGTGGGATGTGCAGCTTCTGCTATATACAGACACCCGACaacttttgctttattttcccGGTCAGATATTACTTTCTGGTCAGCAAAACAATGGCAAGATCAGAAAACGGATTTCACAGGATGTGGAAGGACCTTGTGCCAGCCAGCTGCTTTCCAATGGTCATGGCAAACGAGTCTGTCGTAACGTCTCCCTGGAGTTCTGCTCCACGGAGGAGCTGGCTGCAGCCTCACCCATAGATTCTTGGATTCTGCAGACTCTGGGCTTAAAGGACCAGAACACACCTGACCCACCCAAGCAACAAAATGACAGTGCTGATTGCTCCACACACTACAGCACCCACATCAGTCCTGTAGATCATTATGCCCTCCGCACCAACACCAACCCCTCTGCATACTACAGTTGCCCCTATGACTACTCCACTGCCTTCAATGTTTACACCAACTTACCCTTGCACTCCAGTGTCACTTCTACTGAGATGTTGCGGTCTCCATTGCCAGGTACACAACATACACCTGGTTCCCTGGATCACCACAACTTAACATCATCATCTTTGCTGGAGACTTCTGTTCCACAGAGTCTGGGATCTGACACACTGCAGACGCATTTCTCTTCATCAGGGGCAAACACTGGCCAATATTCATCCCCATGCACTCCTCAAGGGCGAACAGACTTAGCCTTCCGAATGTCCCTGAGCCCCTCGAGCAGTGTGAGGACACACAGCTTTCCCCAGGGACAAGCATTTGTTAGAAGGGACACACTTGGGGGTTGGAACTTTACCTGGATCCCCAAACATGCCCCTTAGTTGTAAGATGCTGCCAGACAAACATTTGCATGAACTGTGAGACACATGGAAGCCCTGCTGCTGTGGGAGGACTGAAAAACCAGCATTTTCCAGTGACTGAAAGACATTGTCAAGCAAACATCCTGTAGATGGAGTTCATTGCATATGAAATAAGTCATACAGCTGTCCACTGCCGAACAATGAAATGTTACAGCTGGAG of Scleropages formosus chromosome 10, fSclFor1.1, whole genome shotgun sequence contains these proteins:
- the gmnc gene encoding geminin coiled-coil domain-containing protein 1; translation: MSTVVSCQEVSFAGGQHYNWPGPCPVPTSAHTVDVAKETVVSFWAAAPPDNAVCQREPLQHEIIHPLDYVNNPDPVWTDHLSPQLLRNKQLQDTLLQREEELARLHEENSKLKKFLNSSFVKCLEEKAKILLSGQQNNGKIRKRISQDVEGPCASQLLSNGHGKRVCRNVSLEFCSTEELAAASPIDSWILQTLGLKDQNTPDPPKQQNDSADCSTHYSTHISPVDHYALRTNTNPSAYYSCPYDYSTAFNVYTNLPLHSSVTSTEMLRSPLPGTQHTPGSLDHHNLTSSSLLETSVPQSLGSDTLQTHFSSSGANTGQYSSPCTPQGRTDLAFRMSLSPSSSVRTHSFPQGQAFVRRDTLGGWNFTWIPKHAP